One window of the Salvelinus fontinalis isolate EN_2023a chromosome 2, ASM2944872v1, whole genome shotgun sequence genome contains the following:
- the LOC129817239 gene encoding nuclear pore complex protein Nup98-Nup96-like isoform X4, whose amino-acid sequence MFNKSFGAPFGGGTGGFGTSSTFGQQNTGFGATTGGFGASAFGATNNTGGLFGATQNKPGGLFGSSTFSQPVTSSTSSGFGFGTASGTSTSLFGSTNTGGGGGLFSQQSNAFGAAKPASFGTFGTSTASSGGLFGATNSNPFGGASASLFGASGFTQQAAQPGTTVKFNPATGSDTMVKGGVTTSINTKHQCITAMKEYENKSLEELRLEDYQAGRKGPTNPMAAPTGGLFGAAAAATPSTGAAGLFGSSATNTGFSFGQAKTNFGTSTGGFGAATGSLFGQQQQPQQAQQAASLFKPFGQATTTPNTGFSFGNTSTMGQPQQTSTMGGLFGSTAASQAGGLFGNTAQTTPATGFGTGTGLFGQTNTAFGNVGTQSLFGNKTAGFGATTTSASSFGTGTGLFGNKSALTLGTGTNPSNFGFGPTAAGGSLFGNKAAAGGLGTGLGAGFGAAVGTGQMSLFGTNKTLGSTLGTIGAFGPQGFSTGTSTLGFGAQQQPVALTDPNAAAAQQAVLQQQINALAYSPFGDSPLFRNPLSDPKKKEERLKPTNPAAQKALTTPTHYKLTPRPATRVRPKALTSSGSSKSQLFDGLDDDEPSLTNGAFMPRKSIKKLVLKNLNGSSLYSSPINRDTDDLASPPEYPLNGLSASVDEDDYVREVVEGGAEDDLEINKFYTKPSLQDTISELNTHRVGARGRNGLEVSSEDISLGEDSIQEEREEEVQEVPPHPAGIVLCRVGYYTIPAMDELSKMVDENGVCVVENFTVGRKGYGSVFFHGEVNVTGLNLDEIVHFRRKEVIVYPDDKNKPAEGEGLNRRAEVTLDGVWPNDKTTCTQIKSPERLSEMNYEGRLENASRKQGARFLEYRPETGSWVFEVAHFSKYGLQDSDEDEEVPLKVDPKKLKTATTLPPGLQQLSPSQQQVAPQAQSKAVLELLSRMSEVDSDMADITQDAPGESMLEEEGESGMGEEKGSRLGTVTPTEHNPVSASSQIASSLGINPHTLQIMKASLFAEDDDGDMFLEQGGMKSSLDRASPRILLPGTQGRPSIGGLLQTRFSGAGLFPQLPDVPFGGGLPGRLSMSRPSAVVPEPSRLSPWPSLGPSFLLPAPAAEATVRTVGARRLGGPVAPENSVTLGKGRLLMDAALFTGRSFRVGWGPGWTLVHCGDRLSGAGDKEQDQGDTGAGGFGFLPKHAKSKQLSDSPFKVVIEQVVGLEPRDSEESQAVYQRPLEIGLKHSTISTEGSCPFIQPQSGVAALHEYVEWITDLNQEAGAGDRVLAHWALVWTLCEALWGRLGTTEPGTSGYLQQLERRRSFSAWLSHSATQRIEEEVGLSQGGGHVEAIFSYLTGHRISDACRLAQKSGDHRLSLLLSQAVGSQYGRELLALQLGDWNRMQTDSFLQEERLRIFALLAGKPVWQSTDCVVNVCSELDWKRCVAVHLWYMLPPTASIADALAKYEAAFQGSAEGQKYACAPLPPYLDQSDRLDMEEEESKRPLYDICFHLLKLYSDRHYSLQELLDPLTVTWDRLDYRLSWHLWSVLQALHYTHLSPARQGLIHTSYAAQLESAGLWDMAIYVLLHISEDMLRERAVREMLQLHCPLLETEESAQKERFLTERLLIPEQWLHLAKATRARRETDRHREALHLYRAGHWNLCHRLVIQHLASDCIINDNHEYLLEFLEGLAVPERSAVIQDWDTAGRVYLDYIRVIQTLHAIQQMDSAGYKLERLHTEVTSLCSRIELLPCSTAKDRLAQSDMAKRVANILRVVLSLQQGGEGGEIPLSQLAPHIGRLPMPEDYALEELRSLTQSYLRQLIVS is encoded by the exons ATGTTCAACAAGTCATTTGGTGCTCCTTTCGGGGGAGGGACCGGAGGATTTGGAACTTCATCCACGTTTGGACAACAAA ACACTGGCTTTGGGGCGACGACAGGTGGCTTCGGGGCCTCAGCATTTGGGGCGACCAACAACACTGGAGGACTCTTTGGGGCGACGCAAAATAAGCCAG GTGGCCTGTTTGGTTCCAGTACGTTCAGCCAGCCCGTAACGTCGTCCACCAGTAGCGGCTTTGGGTTTGGCACGGCCAGCGGCACATCCACTAGCCTGTTCGGCAGCACCAACACGGGCGGCGGCGGAGGACTCTTCTCCCAGCAGAGCAATGCTTTCGGAGCCGCCAAACCAGCCTCCTTTGGCA CGTTTGGCACGAGCACGGCCAGCAGCGGGGGGCTGTTTGGGGCGACCAACTCCAACCCCTTTGGAGGGGCGTCTGCCTCCCTGTTCGGAGCTTCAGGGTTCACCCAGCAAGCCGCTCAGCCAGGCACCACTGTCAAGTTCAAC CCTGCAACGGGAAGTGACACCATGGTGAAAGGGGGTGTGACCACGAGCATTAACACCAAGCACCAGTGCATCACGGCCATGAAGGAGTATGAGAACAAATCACTGGAG GAGCTGAGGTTGGAGGACTACCAGGCAGGAAGGAAGGGCCCCACTAACCCCATGGCTGCACCGACGGGGGGTCTCTTTGGGGCTGCGGCCGCAGCCACCCCCAGTACGGGGGCTGCAGGGTTGTTTGGCTCCTCGGCCACCAACACAGGCTTCTCCTTCGGCCAGGCCAAAACCAACTTCGGCACCA GTACGGGTGGGTTTGGTGCAGCCACAGGCAGTCTGTTTGGCCAGCAGCAACAGCCCCAGCAGGCCCAGCAGGCAGCCAGCCTGTTCAAGCCCTTCGGTCAGGCCACAACCACACCCAACACAGGATTCTCCTTCGGCAACACCAGCACCATGGGCCAGCCCCAACAAACCAGCACCATG GGGGGTCTGTTTGGGAGCACCGCGGCGTCCCAGGCAGGGGGGTTGTTTGGAAACACAGCTCAGACCACACCAGCCACTGGCTTTGGGACAGGCACCGGGCTCTTCGGACAAACCAACACCGCCTTCGGGAACGTCGGCACACAG AGCTTGTTTGGTAATAAGACGGCAGGGTTTGGAGCCACCACCACCAGCGCGTCGTCGTTTGGCACAGGCACCGGACTCTTCGGAAACAAATCCGCCCTCACCCTCGGAACAGGCACCAACCCATCTAACTTCG GTTTTGGACCCACTGCTGCTGGCGGAAGCCTCTTTGGGAACAAGGCGGCAGCAGGAGGACTGGGGACTGGACTGGGAGCTGGCTTTGGAGCAG CGGTGGGCACTGGGCAGATGTCTCTGTTTGGGACTAACAAGACACTGGGTTCCACTCTGGGAACAATAGGAGCGTTCGGACCGCAGGGATTCAGCACAGGAACCAGCACTCTGGGCTTCGGAGCACAACAACAGCCTGTCG cgcTGACAGACCCTAACGCAGCGGCGGCCCAGCAGGCAGTGCTGCAGCAGCAGATCAATGCTCTGGCCTACTCCCCCTTTGGTGACTCCCCCCTCTTCAGAAACCCCCTCTCTGACCCCAAGAAAAAGGAGGAGCGTCTAAAGCCCACCAATCCGGCGGCCCAGAAGGCGTTGACCACGCCCACTCACTACAAGCTGACGCCGCGGCCTGCAACACGTGTGCGGCCCAAAGCTCTGACGTCTTCGGGCTCCTCCAAGTCTCAGCTGTTTGACGGGCTGGATGACGACGAGCCTTCTCTCACCAATGGAGCCTTCATGCCCAG GAAGAGCATCAAGAAGCTGGTGCTGAAGAACCTGAATGGCAGCAGCCTGTACAGCAGCCCAATCAACAGAGacacagatgacctggcctctccACCGGAGTACCCCCTCAACGGACTCAG TGCCAGTGTGGACGAGGATGATTATGtgagggaggtggtggagggaggggcCGAGGATGACCTGGAGATCAACAAGTTCTACACCAAGCCCAGCCTGCAGGACACCATCTCAGAGCTCAACACCCATAGGGTGGGGGCCAGGGGCAGGAATGGCCTGGAG GTGAGCAGCGAGGACATATCGCTGGGGGAGGACTCCATACAGGAGGAGCGAGAGGAGGAGGTGCAGGAGGTTCCCCCACATCCTGCAGGTATCGTTCTGTGCCGTGTGGGATACTATACCATCCCCGCCATGGACGAGCTGTCCAAGATGGTGGACGAGAACGGCGTGTGTGTGGTGGAGAACTTCACCGTGGGCAGAAAAG GTTACGGTTCAGTGTTTTTCCATGGCGAGGTGAATGTGACTGGGCTGAACCTGGATGAGATTGTTCACTTCAGACGCAAAGAGGTCATCGTCTACCCCGACGACAAGAACAAGCCTGCTGAGGGGGAGGGGCTCAACAG GCGAGCGGAGGTGACTCTGGATGGGGTGTGGCCTAATGATAAGACCACTTGTACTCAGATAAAGAGCCCTGAGCGTCTGTCTGAGATGAACTACGAGGGCCGCCTGGAGAACGCCTCACGCAAACAGGGCGCCCGCTTCCTTGAGTACCGCCCCGAGACCGGCTCCTGGGTGTTTGAA gtGGCCCACTTCTCTAAGTACGGCCTGCAGGACTCTGACGAGGATGAGGAAGTGCCTCTCAAAGTGGACCCCAAGAAGCTGAAGACGGCCACAACACTGCCCCCGGGGCTGCAGCAGCTTTCTCCCTCCCAGCAGCAGGTGGCGCCACAGGCTCAG TCCAAGGCTGTGCTGGAGCTGCTGAGTCGCATGTCTGAGGTGGACAGTGACATGGCCGACATTACCCAGGATGCCCCAGGGGAGAGCATgttggaagaggagggggagagcggCATGGGGGAGGAGAAGGGCAGTCGGCTGGGGACTGTGACCCCCACAGAACACAACCCTGTCTCTGCATCCAGTCAGATCGCCTCCTCGCTGGGAATCAACCCTCACACTCTCCAG ATCATGAAGGCATCTCTGTTtgctgaggatgatgatggtgacaTGTTCCTGGAGCAGGGAGGAATGAAGAGCTCTCTAGACAGGGCCTCCCCTCGCATCCTCCTGCCTGGCACCCAGGGCAGGCCCTCCA tcgGTGGTCTCCTGCAGACTCGTTTCAGCGGGGCAGGTCTCTTCCCTCAGCTCCCTGATGTGCCCTTTGGAGGGGGCCTTCCCGGGAGGCTGTCCATGTCTCGGCCGTCCGCGGTGGTTCCTGAGCCCTCGCGGCTCTCCCCCTGGCCCTCGCTGGGGCCCTCATTCCTGCTGCCGGCCCCAGCGGCAGAGGCCACTGTACGGACGGTGGGGGCTCGACGCCTGGGGGGCCCTGTGGCCCCAGAGAACTCAGTCACACTGGGGAAG GGCCGTCTGCTGATGGATGCAGCTCTGTTCACGGGCCGGTCGTTCCGGGTTGGCTGGGGTCCAGGCTGGACTCTGGTCCACTGTGGAGACAGGCTGAGTGGGGCTGGGGACAAGGAGCAGGACCAGGGAGACACAGGAGCTGGAGGTTTTGGATTTCTGCCTAAACATGCCAAGAGCAAACA ACTCTCAGACAGTCCGTTCAAGGTGGTGATCGAGCAGGTGGTTGGTCTGGAGCCGCGGGACAGTGAGGAGAGCCAGGCGGTGTACCAGCGGCCCCTGGAGATCGGCCTGAAGCacagcaccatcagtacagaggGGTCCTGCCCCTTCATCCAGCCCCAGAGTGGGGTGGCCGCCTTGCACGAGTACGTGGAGtggatcactgacctcaaccAGGAGGCTGGTGCCGGAGACA gggTCCTTGCTCACTGGGCTCTGGTGTGGACTCTGTGTGAGGCCTTGTGGGGTCGGCTGGGTACGACAGAACCTGGTACCAGCGGCTACCTGCAgcagctggagaggaggaggagcttcTCAGCCTGGCTGTCCCACAGCGCAACGCAGAGGATCGAGGAAGAGGTGGGCCTGAGCCAGGGGGGAGGACATGTGGAGGCCATCTTCAGCTACCTCACTGGACACCGCATCAGTGACGCCTGCAGGCTGGCTCAGAAGAGTG GGGACCACCGCCTCTCCCTGCTGCTGTCCCAGGCGGTGGGCTCTCAGTATGGCCGGGAGCTGCTGGCGCTGCAGCTTGGAGACTGGAACAGAATGCAAACGGACTCATTCCTGCAGGAGGAGAGGCTACGCATCTTCGCCCTGCTCGCCGGGAAACCT GTGTGGCAGTCTACAGACTGTGTGGTGAACGTGTGTTCAGAGCTGGACTGGAAGCGTTGTGTGgcggtccacctgtggtacatgcTGCCTCCCACCGCCTCCATCGCTGATGCCCTGGCCAAGTACGAAGCCGCCTTCCAGGGCTCTGCAGAGGGTCAGAAGTACGCCTGCGCCCCCCTGCCACCCTACCTTGACCAATCAGACCGGCTGGACATGGAGGAAGAAGAGTCTAAACGGCCACTCTACGACATCTGTTTCCACCTGCTCAAACTATACAGCGACAG ACACTACAGCCTGCAGGAGTTGTTGGACCCGCTGACGGTGACGTGGGACCGTCTGGACTACCGTCTGAGCTGGCACCTGTGGTCGGTCCTGCAGGCGCTGCACTACACACACCTGAGCCCCGCCCGACAGGGCCTCATACACACCAGCTACGCTGCCCAGCTGGAGAGCGCTGGCCTCTGGGACATGGCAATCTATGTACTGCTGCACATATCTGAGGACAT GCTCCGTGAGCGTGCGGTGAGGGAGATGCTCCAACTCCACTGCCCTCTGCTGGAGACGGAGGAGTCTGCCCAGAAAGAGCGCTTCCTCACAGAAAGACTACTGATCCCAGAACAGTGGCTCCACCTGGCCAAAGCTACTAGAgccagaagagagacagacagacacagagaggccCTGCACCTGTACAGAGCAGGCCACTGGAACCTCTGCCATAGGCTGGTCATACAACACCTAGCCTCAG ACTGTATCATTAATGATAACCATGAGTACCTGTTGGAGTTCTTGGAGGGGCTGGCTGTTCCAGAGCGCAGTGCTGTGATCCAGGACTGGGACACGGCAGGCAGAGTCTACCTGGACTACATCAGAGTCATACAGACCTTACACGCCATACAACAG ATGGACAGTGCTGGTTATAAGCTGGAACGTCTACACACCGAGGTGACATCACTCTGCAGCAGGATAGAGCTCCTCCCCTGCTCCACCGCCAAGGACCGTCTCGCCCAATCAG ATATGGCCAAGCGAGTGGCTAACATCCTGCGTGTGGTGTTGAGTCTGCAGCAGGGTGGTGAGGGTGGCGAGATCCCCTTGTCCCAGCTAGCGCCCCACATCGGCCGTCTGCCCATGCCTGAGGACTATGCCCTCGAGGAGCTCCGGAGCCTCACCCAATCATACCTGAGACAGCTCATCGTCAGCTAA
- the LOC129817239 gene encoding nuclear pore complex protein Nup98-Nup96-like isoform X1 codes for MFNKSFGAPFGGGTGGFGTSSTFGQQNTGFGATTGGFGASAFGATNNTGGLFGATQNKPVVTANPQQIHTGAGRGGGLFGSSTFSQPVTSSTSSGFGFGTASGTSTSLFGSTNTGGGGGLFSQQSNAFGAAKPASFGTFGTSTASSGGLFGATNSNPFGGASASLFGASGFTQQAAQPGTTVKFNPATGSDTMVKGGVTTSINTKHQCITAMKEYENKSLEELRLEDYQAGRKGPTNPMAAPTGGLFGAAAAATPSTGAAGLFGSSATNTGFSFGQAKTNFGTSTGGFGAATGSLFGQQQQPQQAQQAASLFKPFGQATTTPNTGFSFGNTSTMGQPQQTSTMGGLFGSTAASQAGGLFGNTAQTTPATGFGTGTGLFGQTNTAFGNVGTQQSLFGNKTAGFGATTTSASSFGTGTGLFGNKSALTLGTGTNPSNFGFGPTAAGGSLFGNKAAAGGLGTGLGAGFGAAVGTGQMSLFGTNKTLGSTLGTIGAFGPQGFSTGTSTLGFGAQQQPVALTDPNAAAAQQAVLQQQINALAYSPFGDSPLFRNPLSDPKKKEERLKPTNPAAQKALTTPTHYKLTPRPATRVRPKALTSSGSSKSQLFDGLDDDEPSLTNGAFMPRKSIKKLVLKNLNGSSLYSSPINRDTDDLASPPEYPLNGLSASVDEDDYVREVVEGGAEDDLEINKFYTKPSLQDTISELNTHRVGARGRNGLEVSSEDISLGEDSIQEEREEEVQEVPPHPAGIVLCRVGYYTIPAMDELSKMVDENGVCVVENFTVGRKGYGSVFFHGEVNVTGLNLDEIVHFRRKEVIVYPDDKNKPAEGEGLNRRAEVTLDGVWPNDKTTCTQIKSPERLSEMNYEGRLENASRKQGARFLEYRPETGSWVFEVAHFSKYGLQDSDEDEEVPLKVDPKKLKTATTLPPGLQQLSPSQQQVAPQAQSKAVLELLSRMSEVDSDMADITQDAPGESMLEEEGESGMGEEKGSRLGTVTPTEHNPVSASSQIASSLGINPHTLQIMKASLFAEDDDGDMFLEQGGMKSSLDRASPRILLPGTQGRPSIGGLLQTRFSGAGLFPQLPDVPFGGGLPGRLSMSRPSAVVPEPSRLSPWPSLGPSFLLPAPAAEATVRTVGARRLGGPVAPENSVTLGKGRLLMDAALFTGRSFRVGWGPGWTLVHCGDRLSGAGDKEQDQGDTGAGGFGFLPKHAKSKQLSDSPFKVVIEQVVGLEPRDSEESQAVYQRPLEIGLKHSTISTEGSCPFIQPQSGVAALHEYVEWITDLNQEAGAGDRVLAHWALVWTLCEALWGRLGTTEPGTSGYLQQLERRRSFSAWLSHSATQRIEEEVGLSQGGGHVEAIFSYLTGHRISDACRLAQKSGDHRLSLLLSQAVGSQYGRELLALQLGDWNRMQTDSFLQEERLRIFALLAGKPVWQSTDCVVNVCSELDWKRCVAVHLWYMLPPTASIADALAKYEAAFQGSAEGQKYACAPLPPYLDQSDRLDMEEEESKRPLYDICFHLLKLYSDRHYSLQELLDPLTVTWDRLDYRLSWHLWSVLQALHYTHLSPARQGLIHTSYAAQLESAGLWDMAIYVLLHISEDMLRERAVREMLQLHCPLLETEESAQKERFLTERLLIPEQWLHLAKATRARRETDRHREALHLYRAGHWNLCHRLVIQHLASDCIINDNHEYLLEFLEGLAVPERSAVIQDWDTAGRVYLDYIRVIQTLHAIQQMDSAGYKLERLHTEVTSLCSRIELLPCSTAKDRLAQSDMAKRVANILRVVLSLQQGGEGGEIPLSQLAPHIGRLPMPEDYALEELRSLTQSYLRQLIVS; via the exons ATGTTCAACAAGTCATTTGGTGCTCCTTTCGGGGGAGGGACCGGAGGATTTGGAACTTCATCCACGTTTGGACAACAAA ACACTGGCTTTGGGGCGACGACAGGTGGCTTCGGGGCCTCAGCATTTGGGGCGACCAACAACACTGGAGGACTCTTTGGGGCGACGCAAAATAAGCCAG TGGTGACAGCCAATCCTCAGCAAATCCACACTGGTGCAGGTAGAGGAG GTGGCCTGTTTGGTTCCAGTACGTTCAGCCAGCCCGTAACGTCGTCCACCAGTAGCGGCTTTGGGTTTGGCACGGCCAGCGGCACATCCACTAGCCTGTTCGGCAGCACCAACACGGGCGGCGGCGGAGGACTCTTCTCCCAGCAGAGCAATGCTTTCGGAGCCGCCAAACCAGCCTCCTTTGGCA CGTTTGGCACGAGCACGGCCAGCAGCGGGGGGCTGTTTGGGGCGACCAACTCCAACCCCTTTGGAGGGGCGTCTGCCTCCCTGTTCGGAGCTTCAGGGTTCACCCAGCAAGCCGCTCAGCCAGGCACCACTGTCAAGTTCAAC CCTGCAACGGGAAGTGACACCATGGTGAAAGGGGGTGTGACCACGAGCATTAACACCAAGCACCAGTGCATCACGGCCATGAAGGAGTATGAGAACAAATCACTGGAG GAGCTGAGGTTGGAGGACTACCAGGCAGGAAGGAAGGGCCCCACTAACCCCATGGCTGCACCGACGGGGGGTCTCTTTGGGGCTGCGGCCGCAGCCACCCCCAGTACGGGGGCTGCAGGGTTGTTTGGCTCCTCGGCCACCAACACAGGCTTCTCCTTCGGCCAGGCCAAAACCAACTTCGGCACCA GTACGGGTGGGTTTGGTGCAGCCACAGGCAGTCTGTTTGGCCAGCAGCAACAGCCCCAGCAGGCCCAGCAGGCAGCCAGCCTGTTCAAGCCCTTCGGTCAGGCCACAACCACACCCAACACAGGATTCTCCTTCGGCAACACCAGCACCATGGGCCAGCCCCAACAAACCAGCACCATG GGGGGTCTGTTTGGGAGCACCGCGGCGTCCCAGGCAGGGGGGTTGTTTGGAAACACAGCTCAGACCACACCAGCCACTGGCTTTGGGACAGGCACCGGGCTCTTCGGACAAACCAACACCGCCTTCGGGAACGTCGGCACACAG CAGAGCTTGTTTGGTAATAAGACGGCAGGGTTTGGAGCCACCACCACCAGCGCGTCGTCGTTTGGCACAGGCACCGGACTCTTCGGAAACAAATCCGCCCTCACCCTCGGAACAGGCACCAACCCATCTAACTTCG GTTTTGGACCCACTGCTGCTGGCGGAAGCCTCTTTGGGAACAAGGCGGCAGCAGGAGGACTGGGGACTGGACTGGGAGCTGGCTTTGGAGCAG CGGTGGGCACTGGGCAGATGTCTCTGTTTGGGACTAACAAGACACTGGGTTCCACTCTGGGAACAATAGGAGCGTTCGGACCGCAGGGATTCAGCACAGGAACCAGCACTCTGGGCTTCGGAGCACAACAACAGCCTGTCG cgcTGACAGACCCTAACGCAGCGGCGGCCCAGCAGGCAGTGCTGCAGCAGCAGATCAATGCTCTGGCCTACTCCCCCTTTGGTGACTCCCCCCTCTTCAGAAACCCCCTCTCTGACCCCAAGAAAAAGGAGGAGCGTCTAAAGCCCACCAATCCGGCGGCCCAGAAGGCGTTGACCACGCCCACTCACTACAAGCTGACGCCGCGGCCTGCAACACGTGTGCGGCCCAAAGCTCTGACGTCTTCGGGCTCCTCCAAGTCTCAGCTGTTTGACGGGCTGGATGACGACGAGCCTTCTCTCACCAATGGAGCCTTCATGCCCAG GAAGAGCATCAAGAAGCTGGTGCTGAAGAACCTGAATGGCAGCAGCCTGTACAGCAGCCCAATCAACAGAGacacagatgacctggcctctccACCGGAGTACCCCCTCAACGGACTCAG TGCCAGTGTGGACGAGGATGATTATGtgagggaggtggtggagggaggggcCGAGGATGACCTGGAGATCAACAAGTTCTACACCAAGCCCAGCCTGCAGGACACCATCTCAGAGCTCAACACCCATAGGGTGGGGGCCAGGGGCAGGAATGGCCTGGAG GTGAGCAGCGAGGACATATCGCTGGGGGAGGACTCCATACAGGAGGAGCGAGAGGAGGAGGTGCAGGAGGTTCCCCCACATCCTGCAGGTATCGTTCTGTGCCGTGTGGGATACTATACCATCCCCGCCATGGACGAGCTGTCCAAGATGGTGGACGAGAACGGCGTGTGTGTGGTGGAGAACTTCACCGTGGGCAGAAAAG GTTACGGTTCAGTGTTTTTCCATGGCGAGGTGAATGTGACTGGGCTGAACCTGGATGAGATTGTTCACTTCAGACGCAAAGAGGTCATCGTCTACCCCGACGACAAGAACAAGCCTGCTGAGGGGGAGGGGCTCAACAG GCGAGCGGAGGTGACTCTGGATGGGGTGTGGCCTAATGATAAGACCACTTGTACTCAGATAAAGAGCCCTGAGCGTCTGTCTGAGATGAACTACGAGGGCCGCCTGGAGAACGCCTCACGCAAACAGGGCGCCCGCTTCCTTGAGTACCGCCCCGAGACCGGCTCCTGGGTGTTTGAA gtGGCCCACTTCTCTAAGTACGGCCTGCAGGACTCTGACGAGGATGAGGAAGTGCCTCTCAAAGTGGACCCCAAGAAGCTGAAGACGGCCACAACACTGCCCCCGGGGCTGCAGCAGCTTTCTCCCTCCCAGCAGCAGGTGGCGCCACAGGCTCAG TCCAAGGCTGTGCTGGAGCTGCTGAGTCGCATGTCTGAGGTGGACAGTGACATGGCCGACATTACCCAGGATGCCCCAGGGGAGAGCATgttggaagaggagggggagagcggCATGGGGGAGGAGAAGGGCAGTCGGCTGGGGACTGTGACCCCCACAGAACACAACCCTGTCTCTGCATCCAGTCAGATCGCCTCCTCGCTGGGAATCAACCCTCACACTCTCCAG ATCATGAAGGCATCTCTGTTtgctgaggatgatgatggtgacaTGTTCCTGGAGCAGGGAGGAATGAAGAGCTCTCTAGACAGGGCCTCCCCTCGCATCCTCCTGCCTGGCACCCAGGGCAGGCCCTCCA tcgGTGGTCTCCTGCAGACTCGTTTCAGCGGGGCAGGTCTCTTCCCTCAGCTCCCTGATGTGCCCTTTGGAGGGGGCCTTCCCGGGAGGCTGTCCATGTCTCGGCCGTCCGCGGTGGTTCCTGAGCCCTCGCGGCTCTCCCCCTGGCCCTCGCTGGGGCCCTCATTCCTGCTGCCGGCCCCAGCGGCAGAGGCCACTGTACGGACGGTGGGGGCTCGACGCCTGGGGGGCCCTGTGGCCCCAGAGAACTCAGTCACACTGGGGAAG GGCCGTCTGCTGATGGATGCAGCTCTGTTCACGGGCCGGTCGTTCCGGGTTGGCTGGGGTCCAGGCTGGACTCTGGTCCACTGTGGAGACAGGCTGAGTGGGGCTGGGGACAAGGAGCAGGACCAGGGAGACACAGGAGCTGGAGGTTTTGGATTTCTGCCTAAACATGCCAAGAGCAAACA ACTCTCAGACAGTCCGTTCAAGGTGGTGATCGAGCAGGTGGTTGGTCTGGAGCCGCGGGACAGTGAGGAGAGCCAGGCGGTGTACCAGCGGCCCCTGGAGATCGGCCTGAAGCacagcaccatcagtacagaggGGTCCTGCCCCTTCATCCAGCCCCAGAGTGGGGTGGCCGCCTTGCACGAGTACGTGGAGtggatcactgacctcaaccAGGAGGCTGGTGCCGGAGACA gggTCCTTGCTCACTGGGCTCTGGTGTGGACTCTGTGTGAGGCCTTGTGGGGTCGGCTGGGTACGACAGAACCTGGTACCAGCGGCTACCTGCAgcagctggagaggaggaggagcttcTCAGCCTGGCTGTCCCACAGCGCAACGCAGAGGATCGAGGAAGAGGTGGGCCTGAGCCAGGGGGGAGGACATGTGGAGGCCATCTTCAGCTACCTCACTGGACACCGCATCAGTGACGCCTGCAGGCTGGCTCAGAAGAGTG GGGACCACCGCCTCTCCCTGCTGCTGTCCCAGGCGGTGGGCTCTCAGTATGGCCGGGAGCTGCTGGCGCTGCAGCTTGGAGACTGGAACAGAATGCAAACGGACTCATTCCTGCAGGAGGAGAGGCTACGCATCTTCGCCCTGCTCGCCGGGAAACCT GTGTGGCAGTCTACAGACTGTGTGGTGAACGTGTGTTCAGAGCTGGACTGGAAGCGTTGTGTGgcggtccacctgtggtacatgcTGCCTCCCACCGCCTCCATCGCTGATGCCCTGGCCAAGTACGAAGCCGCCTTCCAGGGCTCTGCAGAGGGTCAGAAGTACGCCTGCGCCCCCCTGCCACCCTACCTTGACCAATCAGACCGGCTGGACATGGAGGAAGAAGAGTCTAAACGGCCACTCTACGACATCTGTTTCCACCTGCTCAAACTATACAGCGACAG ACACTACAGCCTGCAGGAGTTGTTGGACCCGCTGACGGTGACGTGGGACCGTCTGGACTACCGTCTGAGCTGGCACCTGTGGTCGGTCCTGCAGGCGCTGCACTACACACACCTGAGCCCCGCCCGACAGGGCCTCATACACACCAGCTACGCTGCCCAGCTGGAGAGCGCTGGCCTCTGGGACATGGCAATCTATGTACTGCTGCACATATCTGAGGACAT GCTCCGTGAGCGTGCGGTGAGGGAGATGCTCCAACTCCACTGCCCTCTGCTGGAGACGGAGGAGTCTGCCCAGAAAGAGCGCTTCCTCACAGAAAGACTACTGATCCCAGAACAGTGGCTCCACCTGGCCAAAGCTACTAGAgccagaagagagacagacagacacagagaggccCTGCACCTGTACAGAGCAGGCCACTGGAACCTCTGCCATAGGCTGGTCATACAACACCTAGCCTCAG ACTGTATCATTAATGATAACCATGAGTACCTGTTGGAGTTCTTGGAGGGGCTGGCTGTTCCAGAGCGCAGTGCTGTGATCCAGGACTGGGACACGGCAGGCAGAGTCTACCTGGACTACATCAGAGTCATACAGACCTTACACGCCATACAACAG ATGGACAGTGCTGGTTATAAGCTGGAACGTCTACACACCGAGGTGACATCACTCTGCAGCAGGATAGAGCTCCTCCCCTGCTCCACCGCCAAGGACCGTCTCGCCCAATCAG ATATGGCCAAGCGAGTGGCTAACATCCTGCGTGTGGTGTTGAGTCTGCAGCAGGGTGGTGAGGGTGGCGAGATCCCCTTGTCCCAGCTAGCGCCCCACATCGGCCGTCTGCCCATGCCTGAGGACTATGCCCTCGAGGAGCTCCGGAGCCTCACCCAATCATACCTGAGACAGCTCATCGTCAGCTAA